A stretch of DNA from Patescibacteria group bacterium:
TCCCGATATTCAATCCCTGAAATCTCCTGGTAAAGTCCCGGCTTTTCTCTATCTCCAGGCAGAAATTAAAAATCTCTTGTTTGGTCAGATCGAGTGTATTTACATCCGTTAAATTATCAATAATTATTTTCTTATTAACAGTAGGTAGGTTCCAGACATCGTTGGTATTCTTGTTTTGATAGTACTTCTGATAGAATTTGGAATTATCAACAGCAAATTTGACCATTTGTCTTATTCTCTTATTCTGGTATTTTTTAATATCGTCTGCAGACCAAAGTTTAAATCGGTATCGGCACAACAAGAACCATAACGGCGCAAAAAACGTCCCACGGTCTGCAATAAAATCCCTAATTTTCATCGACATAAATTAAAAATTACCTTTCAACTTAATTGGCATATATATAATTTACTTTAATTTTACAAAAAAGAACAGTAGGCGAGGATGCTCATCCTCGCCTACTGTTTACATCACCGCTATTTTTTTATAAATTTATTCTTAACCTTCTCAACCAATCCAAAATGTTTTGCGAGTAAGCCGGCTCCGGCAATTACTACCGCCACACCCGCCACAATCAAATATTTCATCATTTCTTTTTTTTCTTCCACCGGAGCAACTGCTATTTTCTCATCAGACATTTCGGTAGATTCTCCTAATACTTCCGGCAACACGATATCTTCCTGATAGCGCGGTAAAATTTGGTATGTTTCGTTTGACTGGCTAACAATCCCCGTCACCTGCACCACCTGCCCGTCTCCTAAATCCGGACTTTCAATATTCGTAGTACTTTTAATTGATACTTTAATCTCTTCCGAACCACCAGAGTCCAGATAAAAAGTTTTTCCTTTTTTATCCACCAAAGGTCCCTCAATTCTGACCAGCATTCCTTCCAACGGTTCATCAATCAGTTCTGCGATAACCGGTTCAGGAATGACCTCCTGCGACTCAAGCACGATAATATCCTCTGCCACGCTAATATTAATCTTTTTCTCGCCACTGGCTTCCGACAGCTTCCCGGTCACCTGAATATAATCACCGAGTGCTAATTCAGGAAAATCTTTTTTCGAAGAATAAATCTGGATCCCTGCTTGCTGATCCATAATATAGAACTTCTGTGTCCCTAATAATCCCGGCTCGACTATTACCCAGCCGGCTGTTTTTACATAAACACCTTTCTCCAGATTCTTTACAGTCTGGATATCCGCCTCTGTTACCGACTCCGGCTCATCTGTTTCCTCTCCCGCATCCTTCGCCTCTGCACTTATCTCTACGGCAATAAATTCATTCACCGCGCCCGGAGTAGACTTTTCCGTCCAGAGCCATTGATCAGAAAAATCCTTCCGCGCGAAGGAAATATCTTCCGGTGCTTTACCATATTCCACACCATTCACAACCTTGCCGGCAGGATTAATCAACAGAATTGATTCGGCTGAATTGTTTAATGTTATCTTTGATTCAGAACGGTTAATAACCAGATATTCTCCCCCTCCCAGTAAAGTCGGTTCGGTAAAATAATAAGACGACTTAGTATCCGTAATCTGCCAGCCGGATAAATCTACATCTTGTTCTCCGTTGTTTACCAGTTCAATCCATTCACCCTCGCTGTCCGAACCCGCCACATTGACCATTACTTCGTTGATTAATACCCGATCAGAATAATCAAAGTCGGAAATTTGAATTACGATTGAATCTATTGATTCAGCTCTGTTTTCATCAATAGCAGTTAGAGTAACCGTATAAGAACCCGGCTTGGCAAATTGATGAACGGCTTCTGAACCTTCTCCATTTTGGCCGTCGCCAAAATCCCAAGCGAACTCCATCTTGTCCCCGTCTTCATCCGTAGAGTCAGACGCGTCAAAGGTAATTTCCTGATTCACTTTCGCTTGGGCCGGAGCGTCAATTTTAGCATCCGGAGGATTATTACTATCCTCAAATGAATTGACCGCTCCGGGAGAAGGTTTGGTCCATACCCATTCACCGGAAGGAAGCAAACTAAACGACTCGCCTTCCGGCGTACTACCCGAATATTCTATTTCATTAACTACTGTTCCGTCCGGATGATACAGAGTCACCTTTTCACCGCCACTATTATTCAAGGAAATATCCGTCACTTCCCGGAGCACGGCCAGATATCCCTGTGGTTCAATTGATTGTGGTTCAATTGATTGTGGTTCAAAAGAAAATAATAAACTGCTTAAATCTCCCAATTTCCACCCGGAAAGATCAATCTTACTACTAGTAATGTTGTGCAGTTCAATAAATTCACCTTCCGCATCAGACCCAGCCGGATTGGGCAGTAGTTCACTGATAATTACTCCGACCGGATAACCACCCGGAGGCGGGGTAATCGGAGCCTCGGTTATCGATACGGTAATCGAATCCGAATTCTGTGACTCCCCATCGCTCACAATCAGACTAACCAGATAACTATCCGGATTACTATATGTATGCGTTGGTGCAATTTGATCACTTCCGGTCCCATCGCCAAAATCCCATGCAAACGAAAGTACATCACCATTAGGGTCAGAAGAATCCGACGCATCAAATTGAATTGCTTCGTTCGTTACTCCATTTAGGTTGGATCCGGCATCTGCTCGTGGTGCTTCATTTGGTAAAACAATAATATTTTCCGCACCCGGTGAAGGGAGAGAATATTCTATAAAGTCCAGAGCACAGTTATCCGTATCTGCTGATTGAGAATCGCGACCCAAGCTGAAACTCGCTGACACGTCGGATGCGAAATTTATCCCGGCAATACCCGTATCATCCGTTAAATTATTTGAGTTTGGTTCGTCATATAATACCGTATCTATGACTTCGCTATTTTGATTAATAATACGAACCCCGTCCGTCTCTGATCCGCCGTTTTGAAACTGCAGGCGATCAACTATTAGATCAGCCTCAACAATATTCAGTTCGCCCACCACAAGAAATGATTGTGGCTGAATGGTAATACTCTCAAACGTAATAACGTTGCTGAAAGACGCCCCTCCCATTTCAACAGACCAGCCGTTTAAATTAATAATTTCATTGGTCGGGTTATATAGTTCGATCCATTCATACCCCAGATCTGACCCGGATGGATCGTAAAGCACTTCGTTGATAACGACATTCTGCCCTTGCGAAAATACAAATAAAGGGCTGAACATTTCAAAAGTAATTATGACGAGTAAAAAATATAATTTTGCTTTTTTCATTATTGTTTGATTAATGATAATGATTTTTTTCGCGAAAGAGTGAGAACTCTTCTACTTGTGAAAAATTAATAATTGGATATGTGAAGAAATAATCCGCCATTACAAACTGCCCGAATTTTTGTAAGTAATTCTGATAACTTGAATACTGATAATCCGCCATACTATTGGCTAAACCATGCTTTACTGGATTGTGGTGAATGTAATTTAAATATGTAAAATACTCTTTATCTGTGCGAACAACTTTTTCCCAGTAGTCACGCCATACTCGCCAGTCGGTGTGTGGACTGATCAGTCCACACACCAGTGATTTCTTCAATCTTCTTGAACTCCGACCATTAATTAGTTTCATCAATTTCGGCAAATCATTTCCATGTTCTATTTTTACCAAAATGTGATAGTGATTACTAAGCACTACCCAACCAAATAATTTACAATGCATTTGATCAACACACTCTTTAATTATCTGCGCCAATAACAACTTACTTTTGTCTTGC
This window harbors:
- a CDS encoding lamin tail domain-containing protein, with the translated sequence MKKAKLYFLLVIITFEMFSPLFVFSQGQNVVINEVLYDPSGSDLGYEWIELYNPTNEIINLNGWSVEMGGASFSNVITFESITIQPQSFLVVGELNIVEADLIVDRLQFQNGGSETDGVRIINQNSEVIDTVLYDEPNSNNLTDDTGIAGINFASDVSASFSLGRDSQSADTDNCALDFIEYSLPSPGAENIIVLPNEAPRADAGSNLNGVTNEAIQFDASDSSDPNGDVLSFAWDFGDGTGSDQIAPTHTYSNPDSYLVSLIVSDGESQNSDSITVSITEAPITPPPGGYPVGVIISELLPNPAGSDAEGEFIELHNITSSKIDLSGWKLGDLSSLLFSFEPQSIEPQSIEPQGYLAVLREVTDISLNNSGGEKVTLYHPDGTVVNEIEYSGSTPEGESFSLLPSGEWVWTKPSPGAVNSFEDSNNPPDAKIDAPAQAKVNQEITFDASDSTDEDGDKMEFAWDFGDGQNGEGSEAVHQFAKPGSYTVTLTAIDENRAESIDSIVIQISDFDYSDRVLINEVMVNVAGSDSEGEWIELVNNGEQDVDLSGWQITDTKSSYYFTEPTLLGGGEYLVINRSESKITLNNSAESILLINPAGKVVNGVEYGKAPEDISFARKDFSDQWLWTEKSTPGAVNEFIAVEISAEAKDAGEETDEPESVTEADIQTVKNLEKGVYVKTAGWVIVEPGLLGTQKFYIMDQQAGIQIYSSKKDFPELALGDYIQVTGKLSEASGEKKINISVAEDIIVLESQEVIPEPVIAELIDEPLEGMLVRIEGPLVDKKGKTFYLDSGGSEEIKVSIKSTTNIESPDLGDGQVVQVTGIVSQSNETYQILPRYQEDIVLPEVLGESTEMSDEKIAVAPVEEKKEMMKYLIVAGVAVVIAGAGLLAKHFGLVEKVKNKFIKK
- a CDS encoding transposase, yielding MRSRHIYLDDAIYFVTARTRGRRKFFEQDKSKLLLAQIIKECVDQMHCKLFGWVVLSNHYHILVKIEHGNDLPKLMKLINGRSSRRLKKSLVCGLISPHTDWRVWRDYWEKVVRTDKEYFTYLNYIHHNPVKHGLANSMADYQYSSYQNYLQKFGQFVMADYFFTYPIINFSQVEEFSLFREKNHYH